In Biomphalaria glabrata chromosome 11, xgBioGlab47.1, whole genome shotgun sequence, the following proteins share a genomic window:
- the LOC129928962 gene encoding LWamide neuropeptides-like, with product MRRSLGPEPYISGTNSVTSFHCAVCDSAQVWEDSAQVWENSAQVWENSAQVWENSAQVWENSAQVWENSAQVWENSAQVWENSPQVWENSAQVWENSAQENSAQVWENSAQVWENSAQVWENSAQVWENSAQVWENNAQVWENSSQVWERSAYVWERSAQVWERSAQVWERSAQVWERSAQVWERSAQVWERSAQVWVRSAYVWERSAQVWERSAYVWERSAQVWERSAQVWERSAQVWERSAQVWERSAQVCERSAQVWERSAQVWKRSAQVWERSAYVWERSAQVWERSAQVWERSAQLWERSAYVWERNAQVWERSAQVWERSAQVWERSAQVWERSAQVWERSAQVWERSAQVWERSAQVCEKSAQVWERSAQVWERSAQVWERSAYVWERSAQVWERSAYVWERSAQVWERSAQVWERSAQVWERSAYVWERSAQVWERSAQVWERSAQVWERSAQVWERSAQVWERSAHVWKRSAQVWERSAQVWERSAYVWERSAQVWERSAQVWERSAYVWERSAYVWERSAQVWERSAQVWERSAQVWERSAQVWERSAQVWERSAQVWERSAQVWERSAQVWEKMCSGLGEKCEDLRQTNIA from the exons ATGCGACGGTCACTGGGTCCAGAGCCATACATCTCCGGGACAAACTCTGTGACAAGTTTTCACTGCGCTGTTTGTGACAG TGCTCAGGTCTGGGAGGACAGTGCTCAGGTCTGGGAGAACAGTGCTCAGGTCTGGGAAAACAGTGCTCAGGTCTGGGAGAACAGTGCTCAGGTCTGGGAGAACAGTGCTCAGGTCTGGGAGAACAGTGCTCAGGTCTGGGAGAACAGTGCTCAGGTCTGGGAGAACAGTCCTCAGGTCTGGGAGAACAGTGCTCAGGTCTGGGAAAACAGTGCTCAG GAGAACAGTGCTCAGGTCTGGGAGAACAGTGCTCAGGTCTGGGAAAACAGTGCTCAGGTCTGGGAGAACAGTGCTCAGGTCTGGGAGAACAGTGCTCAGGTCTGGGAAAACAATGCTCAGGTCTGGGAAAATAGTTCTCAGGTCTGGGAGAGAAGTGCTTACGTTTGGGAGAGAAGTGCTCAGGTCTGGGAGAGAAGTGCTCAGGTCTGGGAGAGAAGTGCTCAGGTCTGGGAGAGAAGTGCTCAGGTCTGGGAGAGAAGTGCTCAGGTCTGGGAAAGAAGTGCTCAGGTCTGGGTGAGAAGTGCTTACGTTTGGGAGAGAAGTGCTCAGGTCTGGGAGAGAAGTGCTTACGTTTGGGAGAGAAGTGCTCAGGTCTGGGAGAGAAGTGCTCAGGTCTGGGAGAGAAGTGCTCAGGTCTGGGAGAGAAGTGCTCAGGTCTGGGAGAGAAGTGCTCAGGTCTGTGAGAGAAGTGCTCAGGTCTGGGAGAGAAGTGCTCAGGTCTGGAAGAGAAGTGCTCAGGTCTGGGAGAGAAGTGCTTACGTTTGGGAGAGAAGTGCTCAGGTCTGGGAGAGAAGTGCTCAGGTCTGGGAGAGAAGTGCTCAGCTCTGGGAGAGAAGTGCTTACGTTTGGGAGAGAAATGCTCAGGTCTGGGAGAGAAGTGCTCAGGTCTGGGAGAGAAGTGCTCAGGTCTGGGAGAGAAGTGCTCAGGTCTGGGAGAGAAGTGCTCAGGTCTGGGAGAGAAGTGCTCAGGTCTGGGAGAGAAGTGCTCAGGTCTGGGAGAGAAGTGCTCAGGTCTGTGAGAAAAGTGCTCAGGTCTGGGAGAGAAGTGCTCAGGTCTGGGAGAGAAGTGCTCAGGTCTGGGAGAGAAGTGCTTACGTCTGGGAGAGAAGTGCTCAGGTCTGGGAGAGAAGTGCTTACGTCTGGGAGAGAAGTGCTCAGGTCTGGGAGAGAAGTGCTCAGGTCTGGGAGAGAAGTGCTCAGGTCTGGGAGAGAAGTGCTTACGTCTGGGAGAGAAGTGCTCAGGTTTGGGAGAGAAGTGCTCAGGTCTGGGAGAGAAGTGCTCAGGTCTGGGAGAGAAGTGCTCAGGTCTGGGAGAGAAGTGCTCAGGTCTGGGAGAGAAGTGCTCATGTCTGGAAGAGAAGTGCTCAGGTCTGGGAGAGAAGTGCTCAGGTCTGGGAGAGAAGTGCTTACGTCTGGGAGAGAAGTGCTCAGGTCTGGGAGAGAAGTGCTCAGGTCTGGGAGAGAAGTGCTTACGTCTGGGAGAGAAGTGCTTACGTCTGGGAGAGAAGTGCTCAGGTCTGGGAGAGAAGTGCTCAGGTCTGGGAGAGAAGTGCTCAGGTCTGGGAGAGAAGTGCTCAGGTCTGGGAGAGAAGTGCTCAGGTCTGGGAGAGAAGTGCTCAGGTCTGGGAGAGAAGTGCTCAGGTCTGGGAGAGAAGTGCTCAGGTCTGGGAGAAAATGTGCTCAGGTCTGGGAGAGAAGTGCGAAGATCTAAGGCAAACAAACATCGCATAG